In the genome of Coraliomargarita algicola, one region contains:
- a CDS encoding YiiX/YebB-like N1pC/P60 family cysteine hydrolase, with the protein MKHVSTLLASAAALPRHEDLSDCIEDIQQAEQRGYFLPNEDERIRAIYVRYLAVRTSLLQSLSDATGGQWAHREVADLREFAVAYAAACLLVRAASYLVDLTEHAPVTRRKLDEPESRFQLPAKSFTKIYKSLTSPRRWWAFFDASTYYRTHRAAIHDLRGESGMRAVVDLLQAEEGQVQICRQDLLKKRFSYRVHSFLRRRNSGYRKVMFGLFELSGSSIAELKQPFVKPLGAPRRVDESIRGRLERFLQPGDVLITRHDDALSNLFLPGYWPHAAFYIGSAAQRDALGVEASSDDPELCFLESKRDGVRLRPISDTLQVDALVVLRPCLSSGDVADAITRGLQHAGKLYDFIFDFTSSDRLACTELIYRSYHGVGPIQFQLQSYAGRNCLSAEELMNQAVGAGYFQPVLVYGVRGNEWTAGEAAGKVLRESFASTF; encoded by the coding sequence GTGAAACACGTTTCGACATTGCTGGCCTCAGCAGCTGCCTTGCCGCGTCATGAAGATCTGAGCGATTGTATCGAGGACATTCAGCAGGCTGAGCAGCGAGGCTATTTTTTGCCCAATGAAGACGAACGAATTCGCGCCATTTATGTGCGCTATCTAGCGGTGCGTACTTCTTTGTTGCAAAGCTTAAGTGATGCGACCGGCGGGCAATGGGCCCATCGTGAAGTTGCTGATTTGCGTGAATTCGCTGTGGCTTATGCGGCCGCGTGCTTGTTAGTGCGTGCGGCTTCTTATTTGGTCGACCTGACTGAGCATGCACCCGTGACTCGGAGGAAATTGGATGAGCCGGAGTCTCGCTTTCAATTACCAGCAAAGAGTTTCACCAAAATTTATAAAAGCCTGACATCGCCCCGTCGTTGGTGGGCATTTTTTGACGCCAGCACTTACTATCGCACGCATCGTGCAGCGATTCACGACTTGCGGGGGGAGTCCGGGATGCGGGCAGTGGTTGACTTATTGCAAGCTGAAGAGGGGCAGGTTCAGATCTGCCGCCAAGATTTACTGAAAAAACGTTTCAGTTATCGCGTACATTCCTTTTTGCGGCGTCGGAATTCTGGCTACCGCAAAGTTATGTTTGGGCTGTTTGAGTTGAGTGGTTCAAGTATTGCAGAGTTAAAGCAACCATTTGTAAAGCCATTGGGGGCTCCCAGGCGTGTCGATGAGAGCATCCGCGGGCGTTTGGAGCGTTTTTTACAGCCAGGAGATGTTTTGATTACACGGCATGATGACGCCTTGAGTAATTTGTTTCTGCCAGGCTACTGGCCGCATGCGGCATTTTATATCGGTAGCGCGGCGCAACGTGATGCGCTTGGAGTGGAGGCCTCTTCAGATGATCCGGAGCTGTGTTTTCTAGAGTCGAAACGAGACGGTGTGCGTTTGCGGCCGATCTCGGATACATTGCAGGTCGACGCCTTGGTTGTATTGCGGCCCTGTTTGAGTTCAGGTGATGTCGCCGATGCAATCACACGCGGGTTGCAACATGCTGGGAAGCTCTACGATTTTATTTTTGATTTTACCAGTTCCGATCGCTTGGCGTGCACGGAGTTGATTTACCGTTCTTATCATGGAGTGGGGCCGATTCAATTTCAGCTGCAGTCCTATGCCGGGCGAAATTGTCTGTCGGCCGAAGAGTTAATGAATCAAGCCGTCGGGGCTGGATATTTTCAGCCAGTTCTCGTCTATGGTGTGCGGGGCAATGAGTGGACGGCAGGAGAGGCAGCCGGTAAAGTTTTGCGGGAAAGTTTCGCATCCACATTTTGA
- the thrC gene encoding threonine synthase: MQFISTRGQVPPVSFSTAVAQGLAPDGGLYLPEQLPDLKPYLAEWSKLSYAELCEVFFAIFATDIEADELKKIVTRSYTKFDHADIAPIVKLDDDRYVLELFHGPTLAFKDFALQLLGNLYESQIARTGNRISVLGATSGDTGAAAIHGLLGKEGVTTFILYPDGRISPLQERQMTCTGADNVFPLAIKGSFDDAQTAMKTVFEDREFAAEVGLSAVNSINLARILAQCVYYLSAYFRLPEDVRDDITFVVPTGNFGNVLAGWLVQRMGLPIKGFRVATNQNDILHRLFESGTYQLDEVAPSVAPSMDIQVASNFERFLYYAEGQDSEKVREIIQTFKETGKYVFENFDRAGFSSSRTDDAQIAAIIKDVYAKYGYVADPHTACGFSDGFEGKEIILSTAHPAKFPDTIQDAIGEDSTHPSLEELKSREIVKYSVEPTPEAIKAFMRARV, translated from the coding sequence ATGCAATTTATCAGCACACGTGGCCAAGTGCCCCCCGTTTCTTTTTCCACTGCGGTGGCGCAAGGTCTCGCGCCCGATGGCGGACTGTATCTTCCCGAGCAGCTTCCCGACTTAAAGCCTTACTTGGCTGAGTGGTCGAAGCTTAGCTACGCCGAGCTGTGTGAAGTCTTCTTTGCCATCTTCGCCACCGATATCGAGGCGGACGAATTAAAGAAGATCGTGACCCGCAGCTATACTAAGTTTGACCATGCCGACATCGCGCCTATCGTAAAACTCGACGATGATCGCTATGTGCTGGAGCTATTCCACGGGCCGACTCTCGCCTTTAAAGACTTTGCCCTGCAACTACTGGGCAATCTGTATGAGTCGCAGATCGCTCGCACGGGCAATCGTATCTCTGTGTTGGGAGCCACCTCCGGTGATACGGGGGCAGCCGCGATTCACGGCCTTTTAGGAAAAGAGGGCGTCACTACATTTATTCTCTATCCCGATGGCCGAATTTCGCCTTTGCAAGAGCGTCAAATGACGTGCACCGGGGCTGACAACGTGTTTCCGCTGGCGATCAAAGGTAGCTTCGACGATGCGCAGACCGCGATGAAGACTGTTTTTGAAGACCGCGAATTCGCCGCAGAAGTGGGGCTTTCTGCAGTCAATTCGATTAACCTCGCCCGTATTTTAGCTCAGTGTGTTTACTATCTCTCAGCTTACTTTCGTTTGCCGGAGGATGTGCGTGACGACATCACCTTTGTGGTGCCGACTGGTAATTTTGGCAATGTGCTGGCTGGTTGGCTGGTGCAGCGTATGGGCTTGCCGATCAAAGGCTTTCGTGTCGCAACCAATCAAAACGATATCCTGCATCGACTGTTTGAAAGTGGCACTTATCAGCTCGATGAGGTGGCACCTAGCGTTGCGCCGTCGATGGATATCCAAGTCGCGTCCAACTTCGAGCGCTTTCTTTACTATGCAGAAGGCCAGGATTCGGAGAAGGTGCGTGAGATCATTCAGACCTTTAAGGAGACTGGGAAATACGTCTTTGAAAACTTTGACCGGGCAGGCTTCAGCAGTTCGCGAACCGATGATGCTCAAATTGCCGCAATCATCAAGGATGTGTATGCGAAGTATGGATACGTCGCCGATCCGCACACAGCCTGTGGTTTTTCCGATGGATTTGAAGGCAAGGAGATCATACTTTCCACCGCGCATCCGGCTAAATTTCCCGATACGATTCAGGATGCCATCGGCGAAGACTCCACGCACCCTTCGCTTGAGGAATTAAAGTCGCGCGAGATTGTAAAATACAGTGTCGAGCCGACGCCCGAAGCAATCAAGGCTTTCATGCGTGCAAGGGTGTAG
- a CDS encoding helix-turn-helix domain-containing protein — translation MQSYSRYFPSDPAASGWGWRILDTGRQQIAPQAKYPDAEHPLSYLFDSDGRRSLDEFQIVFIEAGSGIFESEKIPKMQVSAGSVLLIFPGEWHRYHPTPNTGWREAWVGFRGADATRVMHQFFQSKRAVLQTQHPQEITGLFDRLLHWAHQEIAGRDQIAASHIPLILAFLKADQAELTQPHNSDAAIVQRAKAAMLQQLDKRSDLTALAQQLGCSYSRFRFAFKRETGHAPREFENHIKLNRSRDLLQHHHLSVSETADALGFNSVYYFSRAFKRAFGSSPTEWLKTHQQQSK, via the coding sequence ATGCAAAGCTACAGTCGATATTTCCCCTCCGACCCCGCAGCATCGGGCTGGGGGTGGCGCATCTTAGATACAGGCCGACAACAGATCGCTCCACAGGCAAAATACCCCGATGCCGAACACCCACTCAGCTATCTATTCGATAGCGATGGACGCCGAAGCTTGGACGAGTTTCAGATCGTCTTCATCGAAGCAGGCTCCGGTATATTCGAATCCGAAAAAATCCCTAAAATGCAGGTCTCCGCGGGTAGCGTCCTCTTGATCTTCCCGGGCGAATGGCACCGCTACCACCCCACGCCGAACACTGGCTGGCGCGAAGCATGGGTCGGTTTTCGCGGCGCAGATGCTACCCGCGTCATGCACCAGTTTTTCCAATCCAAGCGGGCAGTATTACAGACACAACACCCACAAGAGATCACCGGACTTTTCGACCGCCTGTTGCACTGGGCCCATCAGGAAATAGCAGGGCGCGATCAAATCGCAGCCAGTCATATACCACTCATTTTAGCTTTTTTGAAAGCCGATCAAGCCGAGCTCACACAGCCGCACAACAGCGACGCCGCCATTGTTCAGCGCGCCAAAGCGGCGATGCTGCAACAACTGGACAAACGTAGCGATCTGACTGCCTTAGCCCAGCAGCTCGGTTGCAGTTATTCCCGCTTCCGCTTCGCCTTCAAACGCGAAACAGGCCACGCGCCGCGCGAGTTTGAAAACCACATAAAACTCAACCGCTCGCGCGATTTATTGCAGCACCATCACTTAAGCGTCTCTGAAACCGCCGACGCATTGGGCTTTAATTCAGTCTATTATTTTTCCAGAGCCTTTAAACGCGCCTTCGGCAGCTCGCCGACAGAATGGTTAAAGACGCACCAACAGCAGTCAAAGTAG
- a CDS encoding L-rhamnose isomerase, whose product MYQEAKEMYASIGVDVEQALTALASTPISLHCWQGDDVVGFESGAGALGSGLAVTGNYPGKARSIDELRQDLEQVLSLLPGKHRLNLHAIYGDFGGQKIDRDAIELAHFQTWIDWAQAQGIGMDFNPSNFSHAKADDGFTLSHPDAGIRDFWIEHCKRSRAIAAEMGKQLGSAAVTNVWVPDGMKDLPADRQGFRQRLSDSLDAVFADKLDAAHNIDAVECKLFGIGSESFVVGSHEFYMGYAQKQQTALCLDAGHFHPTESIADKISSVLMYVPELLLHVSRGVRWDSDHVVLFDDATQQIMQELVRCDALPRTHIGLDFFDASINRIAAWAIGTRAAQKSLLLALLEPRAALLEAELSGDYTTRLALLEQAKALPWSAVWAEFCQRNDVPDELGLLAKVKDYEKTVLSARN is encoded by the coding sequence ATGTACCAAGAAGCCAAAGAAATGTACGCCTCGATCGGCGTTGATGTTGAACAAGCTCTGACTGCTCTCGCGAGCACTCCGATCTCCTTGCACTGTTGGCAGGGGGACGATGTGGTGGGCTTTGAATCCGGCGCGGGGGCGCTTGGTAGTGGACTGGCAGTGACTGGTAATTACCCTGGCAAGGCGCGTAGCATTGACGAGTTGCGCCAAGACTTGGAGCAAGTCTTGAGTTTATTGCCGGGGAAGCATCGTTTGAACCTACACGCAATCTATGGTGATTTTGGTGGTCAGAAAATCGATCGCGACGCGATTGAGCTGGCGCATTTTCAAACTTGGATCGATTGGGCTCAGGCGCAGGGCATCGGGATGGACTTCAATCCATCTAATTTTTCTCACGCTAAGGCGGACGATGGTTTCACTCTGAGCCACCCGGATGCAGGCATTCGTGATTTTTGGATCGAGCACTGTAAGCGTAGCCGTGCCATCGCTGCGGAAATGGGCAAGCAACTTGGGAGCGCTGCAGTCACAAATGTGTGGGTTCCGGACGGTATGAAAGATTTGCCGGCTGATCGCCAAGGCTTTCGCCAACGTCTATCCGATAGTCTCGATGCGGTTTTCGCGGACAAACTGGATGCTGCTCACAACATCGATGCTGTTGAGTGTAAGCTCTTCGGCATTGGCTCTGAGAGTTTTGTCGTGGGCTCGCACGAATTTTATATGGGCTATGCGCAAAAGCAGCAAACTGCGCTCTGCTTGGATGCCGGCCACTTTCATCCCACCGAAAGTATTGCGGATAAGATCTCATCCGTATTGATGTATGTGCCCGAGCTCTTGTTACATGTCTCGCGCGGTGTGCGTTGGGACAGTGATCATGTGGTGCTCTTTGATGATGCCACGCAGCAGATTATGCAGGAGCTCGTTCGCTGCGATGCGCTGCCACGCACCCATATCGGGCTTGATTTCTTCGATGCCTCGATCAATCGCATCGCAGCTTGGGCGATCGGTACACGCGCGGCGCAAAAGTCGCTATTACTCGCCTTACTCGAGCCGCGCGCTGCATTACTCGAAGCCGAACTTTCCGGTGATTACACCACGCGTTTGGCCCTCTTGGAACAAGCCAAGGCCTTACCATGGTCCGCGGTGTGGGCTGAGTTTTGCCAGCGTAATGATGTGCCAGATGAGCTGGGTTTGCTGGCTAAGGTGAAAGATTATGAGAAAACGGTGTTGTCCGCTAGAAACTAG
- a CDS encoding response regulator transcription factor produces the protein MAYRTLLIEDHRLFLNLLANHIEQSEDFALVGQATDGEMGLTCYLELQPDLVLLDIVIPKLNGLELAKQILKHDPQARLLAITSQMDEQTTTQIHDIGFQGYVEKEQPIETLQEAMLTVAEGGLYYTKLVRENRYKIASDPNALHKILSPREQEILYWVGEGLTSQSISDTLKLSPRTVENHRYRIMKKLNIESTSELIKLVLKHRIQLP, from the coding sequence ATGGCCTATCGCACCCTACTCATCGAAGACCACCGGCTGTTTCTCAACCTGCTCGCCAACCACATCGAGCAAAGCGAAGACTTCGCGCTCGTGGGTCAAGCCACCGACGGAGAGATGGGGCTTACCTGCTACCTCGAACTACAACCGGACCTGGTGCTGCTGGACATCGTCATACCGAAACTCAACGGACTGGAGCTCGCCAAGCAAATCCTTAAGCATGATCCACAAGCCCGCCTACTGGCCATCACTTCCCAAATGGATGAGCAAACGACGACTCAAATACACGACATCGGCTTCCAAGGCTACGTAGAAAAAGAACAGCCGATCGAAACACTGCAAGAAGCGATGCTCACCGTAGCCGAAGGTGGACTCTACTACACCAAACTAGTGCGTGAAAATCGCTACAAGATCGCATCCGATCCCAACGCACTGCATAAGATCCTCAGCCCCCGCGAACAGGAAATACTCTATTGGGTCGGCGAAGGACTCACCAGCCAAAGCATATCAGACACACTCAAGCTCAGCCCACGAACCGTCGAAAACCATCGCTACCGGATCATGAAAAAGCTCAATATCGAAAGCACTTCGGAACTCATCAAACTGGTGCTCAAACACCGAATACAATTACCCTGA